One Engystomops pustulosus chromosome 11, aEngPut4.maternal, whole genome shotgun sequence DNA window includes the following coding sequences:
- the NPM3 gene encoding nucleoplasmin-3, whose translation MDSYVFGCELSSKTTYYTFKVDEEDDYDPNLSLCTISLGEGAKDEYNVVEVTARDYNNKDITVPIATLKLSCQTMVNLDNFVIQPPVTFRLKSGSGPVQVSGNIIVSLPDSDLEEEEDVDDDDDDDEEELSPIKPANKKMRN comes from the exons ATGGACAGCTACGTGTTCG GCTGTGAACTTTCTTCCAAGACCACCTACTACACCTTCAAGGTGGACGAGGAGGACGACTACGACCCTAACCTGTCCCTGTGCACA ATCAGTCTTGGGGAAGGCGCCAAAGACGAGTATAATGTGGTGGAAGTGACAGCGCGAGATTACAACAATAAGGACATCACCGTGCCCATCGCTACCCTCAAACTGTCCTGTCAGACTATG GTGAATCTTGATAACTTTGTCATTCAGCCTCCGGTGACTTTTCGTCTGAAGTCGGGCTCCGGTCCTGTTCAGGTTTCTGGAAACATCATAGTGT CACTCCCAGACTCGGATcttgaagaggaggaggatgtagatgatgatgatgacgacgaTGAGGAAGAATTAAGCCCCATTAAACCGGCCAACAAGAAAATGAGGAACTGA